GTATAAGAGTAGTAGTTTTCTGCTCTAAATCGAAAATTCCCATATCAGATTTCTCTACAAAGTTTACGTATTCATCATCCACAGTTAACGAGCTTGTATAATATATGGAGTTCGGTTTGCAGCAAAAGCTCAAGGCCGAAACACACACTGATTACCTGTCACCAACAAATAGAGTTTCATCTCCAATATATGGTTCTCAACATAACCTGCTTCACAATGGATCCTTTGTCGTCGAACACCAACTTGTAAACCTTGAAGTTGTGAGTCACAGGCATTGCCAGTTGATTCTTTGTTCGTGGTTGTTTCATATATCTTCGAACATGCAACAGCTCTCCTTCAGTTGATTCCAGAATATATGAGCGAGAACATGAGGACATCTTACTAgttttgtgtatctttttcatTCGCCTGTGGTGACCAACCAAAACGTACTGTAGCTGTTAACATCAAAGGACACAATTCTTCCATAATTATTGTCAACTGCGTAGACTTGATCTTTGTACAATACAGCGTCAGTAAACGAATAATACGAGTTGGTTTCTATGGAAGTCCAAGAACATTGCCCCCCTCTAGTGAAAGCAAGCTTGGAACCTTGATTGTATTTGTATGATGCTACAACCGTACGTAAAGCTGTTGTCCCCTTCTAGTGTGGGATCGCCGGACAAGATCAGCTTTAGGAACTCGTTTGGCTCTGAGGTCATGCAGAGGGGACAGCTTCAGAGGAATTACTACTTCTCCGAATGGTTTTATGAGGTTTAGAACAGGAAGTCCAGCCAGCTGATCATCTACTGTGGTCCGCAGCCATAGTATTTTCTTCCCATGAGATTAATAAAACCATGCATCGTACATCTTATGTTAGTAATTTTTACTACAGACAGTTAGGCTATATAGTAGCCATGAAGTAGTACCAATACTCCTTGGGAACATGCGCATGGGACGGGATTTAGGAAAGCGATGAGTTGAAAGATAGTTTTTGGTAAGGGAACGCCAGAACTTGCAGACGGCAGCGAAACGGACATGGTCAATTGGCGGTTCGAGTACCAGAATACTAAACACAAGATCCTCCGGAAGACTTGCAGCCCAGTCTAAATGTGATGGGTGACTACTGCTGGTGCCGCCGAGCGTCCTCATGACAATAACTTGAAGCAAAAATCGAAGCAGACCCTCATGAATGTTTTGGGTTTTGAGCAAACCCTAATAACCAATGTAAATGCTTGAGGTCACATTAGTAGCATACAATGTGTGATTGGGGAATTTGGGATGGTAGTaacttaaaattaaattaaagcTCCAAACTTCAAAACTAGATAACTGATTCCAAAAGAACAGACCTTGAAGCAGAAATTGAATAGAGTATAAAGCTTTCAGAATGCTGGGTACCTTATCCGCACCACATAGTAACGTACTAACGTTAAGCTGCCCCCTTCTGTAAGTAAACCAAGAATGGAGGAAGGAGAGACTGGTCTCAAACGACGCCGTTTGCGGTTGAGGATAAAAAGGTCTGATTAAGTGCCCGAAATACCCTTTTATTACTGTGAAAAAGGGGCAAATCCACTACGACAAGCTAGGGTATTTCCGTCTATAAAAAAAGTATATAACCCTCTTCTTCCCCGCCTGatatttctttctctctcgtCTCAATTCGAACCCTAGGAAACTCAGACAGATGGGAACTCCAGAAACCTCACGGGAACCGTGCCCGGACCGGATCCTGGACGACGTCGGCGGCGCGTTCGGGATGGGCGCCGTGGGAGGAGGCGCGTGGCACTTTTTCAAAGGGATCTACAACTCCCCCAGCGGGACGCGTCTCGCCGGCGGCGCGCAAGCCGTCCGGATGAACTCGCCGCGCGTCGGCGGAAGCTTCGCCGTCTGGGGCGGCCTGTTCTCCACCTTCGACTGCACGATGGTGTACCTGCGCCAGAAAGAGGACCCCTGGAACTCGATCATCTCCGGCGCCGCCACCGGCGGCTTCCTCTCGATGCGGCAGGGGATGGGCGCGACGGCGAGGTCGGCTCTCATGGGAGGAGTGCTGCTGTCGCTGATCGAAGGCGCCGGGATCATGCTGAACAAGTTCACGGAGCATCAGCAGAACGCCGCGTTTGAGGAGGCCGCGGCTGCTCAGATGGCCGGAATCCCTGGGATGCCGCCGCCGACCGGGCTGCCTCCGATGGGTGCGCCGGAGGCCGAAGGAAGCTCCGGTGCGGCTTCGTGGTTGGGAGGGTTGTTTGGGAAGAAAGAGCCGGAGGCGCCGAGCGGCGGGAGCGAGACGAAGGTTCTGGAGAGCTTCGATGCGCCTCCGGTGCCGAGTTTTGAGTTCAAGTGATGGTAAGGATGTGTTTTTGATAAGAAAGGTTAGTAATTGTATTTAGGTATTGGAAATGTTTGAATAATCAGACTACTCTGTAGGTGTGTTATactgtttgttttttcaatgatgtattttgaaattttcacTGGCGACAATGCAATGTTGTTGCTGGCTTGGTTTGGGAGGAAGAAAAATCCCGAAGCTGCATTTAACTTATAAGTTGTTATGTTCAGTACCTTTTCGCTAGCATTCTCTGCAGTTCTGCTTAAAGATCAAACCTTTATGAAATGTAGATGTTAAAGGCTTAACCTTTGTTCTGATAAGAGTTTATGTTGTGTAGATATTGAAGTGGAGGTATATGTAAAGATTAGACCTTCTTGGATAGCTGATTATGAGTTTCAGTGCTTTGGTATATGACCTCTTCAAATTGGTTTGAAATCTTGTCATTATGGGGTTGCTACTGCAGAAACGTGTATAAACATTTCTTGCTAGAACTAGGTGTGAATACTGTACTAACTTGGTTGGCTCTATAAGGGATGCTATTGTTAACAAGTATGCAAGTTTTGTTGATGATGTGGGAAGGCTTGCAATGCGGAATGGTTGTTGCAAGCTGTAATAGTTTGTTTGCTTTGTTATTCTGACTTCAAATAGTAGTGTGCTGTAACAATTTGCTATAAGGGCTCATTATTTCAAATTCTCCAGATATTTTCTTCAATCTCTCtagaattttcttcttcttcaagctTGGTTTAGTTGCAGAGACCATCCATGGTAGCAATGTTATCATTTGAGCTGGTGCTTCTCTTGTGTTTATACTTTTAAATGTTTTGGAGAATCCCAAATCTGCAATTAACTTCtaactttgttttgtttagagCCAATTTGCTATCATTCTCTGCAATTCTGCATTTACTTGTCTGTCTCACTCTGACTTGCTTTGCATATGAAAGATTAAAGCTTTTTGAAATGTGAAGTGTTAGATGATAAAGGCTTGACTTTTGGTCTGATGGGTTTTGTTGGTTAAATTTCGAAGTTGAAATAGATGTTAATATCAGACCTCTGTTGAATTTTAACACAGCTTCTTGAGATTATGCACGTTTTGAGATGATTTCTTGCATAGCAGATTATGTGCTTTGTTTTTTTACCTCTGCAAATTGGTTTAAAATCTTGTCACTTGTGTTATATGTGTTTACTACTGTATACTTCTGAGCTTGCTTTTAATGGTCATTTGTATGCAGGTACT
This genomic interval from Argentina anserina chromosome 1, drPotAnse1.1, whole genome shotgun sequence contains the following:
- the LOC126786281 gene encoding mitochondrial import inner membrane translocase subunit TIM17-2-like, with amino-acid sequence MGTPETSREPCPDRILDDVGGAFGMGAVGGGAWHFFKGIYNSPSGTRLAGGAQAVRMNSPRVGGSFAVWGGLFSTFDCTMVYLRQKEDPWNSIISGAATGGFLSMRQGMGATARSALMGGVLLSLIEGAGIMLNKFTEHQQNAAFEEAAAAQMAGIPGMPPPTGLPPMGAPEAEGSSGAASWLGGLFGKKEPEAPSGGSETKVLESFDAPPVPSFEFK